In Acanthopagrus latus isolate v.2019 chromosome 17, fAcaLat1.1, whole genome shotgun sequence, the following are encoded in one genomic region:
- the cers2b gene encoding ceramide synthase 2 isoform X2, with amino-acid sequence MRTGGLAGVWPSGRMMSELSEWFWQERLWFPKGLGWADLEDRDGRVYAKARDLWVALPIALVFLIVRQIFERTVATPLASLLGVKETTRLKAPHNPALESYYCNTTKNPTQTSIASLCKQTGYSERQVQRWFRRRRNQDRPSLLKKFREASWRFTFYLLAFIAGLAALIDKPWLYELKEMWEGFPVLTLLPSQYWYYMIELGFYGSLLFSVASDVKRKDFKEQIVHHVATILLISFSWCVNYIRAGTLIMLVHDSSDYLLESAKMFNYAGWRNACNYIFIVFAAIFIVTRLVIFPFRIIYCTWVYPVTIYEPFFGYYFFNGLLMVLQCLHVFWAVLIIRIAVRFLTNNEKVDDERSDKDETDESEEEEEEVKKDMKKNGPVQNGHAVHNNNHSKTE; translated from the exons ATGAGGACAGGAGGGCTGGCTGGCGTGTGGCCCAGTGGAAG gATGATGTCTGAGCTGAGCGAATGGTTCTGGCAGGAGCGGCTCTGGTTTCCAAAGGGCCTGGGCTGGGCTGACCTGGAGGACCGGGATGGACGAGTATACGCCAAGGCCCGCGACTTGTGGGTGGCGCTGCCCATTGCCCTTGTATTCCTCATTGTCCGTCAGATCTTCGAAAG GACGGTGGCAACACCCCTGGCTTCTCTGCTCGGGGTAAAAGAGACGACACGGCTCAAAGCCCCTCACAACCCCGCACTGGAGTCCTACTACTGTAACACTACCAAAAACCCCACACAG ACTTCAATAGCAAGTCTCTGCAAGCAGACTGGATATTCAGAAAGACAAGTGCAGCGATGGTTCCGGAGGAGAAGGAACCAGGACAGGCCGAGTTTGCTCAAAAAGTTTCGAGAAGCCAG TTGGAGATTTACCTTTTACCTTCTTGCTTTCATTGCTGGCCTGGCCGCCCTCATCGAT AAACCTTGGCTGTATGAACTGAAGGAGATGTGGGAAGGCTTCCCTGTGCTG aCTCTCCTGCCGTCTCAGTATTGGTACTACATGATCGAGCTGGGTTTCTACGGCTCTCTGCTCTTCAGTGTTGCTTCTGATGTCAAACGCAAA GACTTCAAGGAGCAGATTGTTCACCATGTAGCGACCATCCTCCTCATCAGCTTCTCCTGGTGTGTTAACTACATCCGAGCTGGAACTCTCATCATGCTGGTTCACGACTCCTCTGATTACCTCCTCGAG TCTGCAAAGATGTTCAACTATGCTGGGTGGCGAAATGCCTGTAACTACATCTTTATAGTGTTTGCTGCGATCTTCATTGTCACTCGCCTGGTCATCTTCCCATTCAG GATTATTTACTGTACATGGGTTTACCCAGTGACCATCTATGAACCTTTCTTCGGCTACTACTTTTTCAACGGACTTTTGATGGTCCTGCAGTGTCTACATGTCTTCTGGGCCGTGCTCATCATACGTATAGCGGTTCGCTTCCTCACCAACAAT gaaaAAGTTGACGATGAGAGGAGTGACAAAGACGAAACAGATGaatcagaagaggaggaggaagaggttaAAAAGGACATGAAGAAAAATGGGCCAGTGCAGAACGGTCACGCagtccacaacaacaaccacagcaagaCCGAGTAA
- the cers2b gene encoding ceramide synthase 2 isoform X1, protein MSRYFRSQLATTDGQHARMMSELSEWFWQERLWFPKGLGWADLEDRDGRVYAKARDLWVALPIALVFLIVRQIFERTVATPLASLLGVKETTRLKAPHNPALESYYCNTTKNPTQTSIASLCKQTGYSERQVQRWFRRRRNQDRPSLLKKFREASWRFTFYLLAFIAGLAALIDKPWLYELKEMWEGFPVLTLLPSQYWYYMIELGFYGSLLFSVASDVKRKDFKEQIVHHVATILLISFSWCVNYIRAGTLIMLVHDSSDYLLESAKMFNYAGWRNACNYIFIVFAAIFIVTRLVIFPFRIIYCTWVYPVTIYEPFFGYYFFNGLLMVLQCLHVFWAVLIIRIAVRFLTNNEKVDDERSDKDETDESEEEEEEVKKDMKKNGPVQNGHAVHNNNHSKTE, encoded by the exons ATGTCCCGTTATTTCAGGTCACAGTTAGCTACAACAGACGGACAGCATGCCAG gATGATGTCTGAGCTGAGCGAATGGTTCTGGCAGGAGCGGCTCTGGTTTCCAAAGGGCCTGGGCTGGGCTGACCTGGAGGACCGGGATGGACGAGTATACGCCAAGGCCCGCGACTTGTGGGTGGCGCTGCCCATTGCCCTTGTATTCCTCATTGTCCGTCAGATCTTCGAAAG GACGGTGGCAACACCCCTGGCTTCTCTGCTCGGGGTAAAAGAGACGACACGGCTCAAAGCCCCTCACAACCCCGCACTGGAGTCCTACTACTGTAACACTACCAAAAACCCCACACAG ACTTCAATAGCAAGTCTCTGCAAGCAGACTGGATATTCAGAAAGACAAGTGCAGCGATGGTTCCGGAGGAGAAGGAACCAGGACAGGCCGAGTTTGCTCAAAAAGTTTCGAGAAGCCAG TTGGAGATTTACCTTTTACCTTCTTGCTTTCATTGCTGGCCTGGCCGCCCTCATCGAT AAACCTTGGCTGTATGAACTGAAGGAGATGTGGGAAGGCTTCCCTGTGCTG aCTCTCCTGCCGTCTCAGTATTGGTACTACATGATCGAGCTGGGTTTCTACGGCTCTCTGCTCTTCAGTGTTGCTTCTGATGTCAAACGCAAA GACTTCAAGGAGCAGATTGTTCACCATGTAGCGACCATCCTCCTCATCAGCTTCTCCTGGTGTGTTAACTACATCCGAGCTGGAACTCTCATCATGCTGGTTCACGACTCCTCTGATTACCTCCTCGAG TCTGCAAAGATGTTCAACTATGCTGGGTGGCGAAATGCCTGTAACTACATCTTTATAGTGTTTGCTGCGATCTTCATTGTCACTCGCCTGGTCATCTTCCCATTCAG GATTATTTACTGTACATGGGTTTACCCAGTGACCATCTATGAACCTTTCTTCGGCTACTACTTTTTCAACGGACTTTTGATGGTCCTGCAGTGTCTACATGTCTTCTGGGCCGTGCTCATCATACGTATAGCGGTTCGCTTCCTCACCAACAAT gaaaAAGTTGACGATGAGAGGAGTGACAAAGACGAAACAGATGaatcagaagaggaggaggaagaggttaAAAAGGACATGAAGAAAAATGGGCCAGTGCAGAACGGTCACGCagtccacaacaacaaccacagcaagaCCGAGTAA
- the cers2b gene encoding ceramide synthase 2 isoform X3, with protein MMSELSEWFWQERLWFPKGLGWADLEDRDGRVYAKARDLWVALPIALVFLIVRQIFERTVATPLASLLGVKETTRLKAPHNPALESYYCNTTKNPTQTSIASLCKQTGYSERQVQRWFRRRRNQDRPSLLKKFREASWRFTFYLLAFIAGLAALIDKPWLYELKEMWEGFPVLTLLPSQYWYYMIELGFYGSLLFSVASDVKRKDFKEQIVHHVATILLISFSWCVNYIRAGTLIMLVHDSSDYLLESAKMFNYAGWRNACNYIFIVFAAIFIVTRLVIFPFRIIYCTWVYPVTIYEPFFGYYFFNGLLMVLQCLHVFWAVLIIRIAVRFLTNNEKVDDERSDKDETDESEEEEEEVKKDMKKNGPVQNGHAVHNNNHSKTE; from the exons ATGATGTCTGAGCTGAGCGAATGGTTCTGGCAGGAGCGGCTCTGGTTTCCAAAGGGCCTGGGCTGGGCTGACCTGGAGGACCGGGATGGACGAGTATACGCCAAGGCCCGCGACTTGTGGGTGGCGCTGCCCATTGCCCTTGTATTCCTCATTGTCCGTCAGATCTTCGAAAG GACGGTGGCAACACCCCTGGCTTCTCTGCTCGGGGTAAAAGAGACGACACGGCTCAAAGCCCCTCACAACCCCGCACTGGAGTCCTACTACTGTAACACTACCAAAAACCCCACACAG ACTTCAATAGCAAGTCTCTGCAAGCAGACTGGATATTCAGAAAGACAAGTGCAGCGATGGTTCCGGAGGAGAAGGAACCAGGACAGGCCGAGTTTGCTCAAAAAGTTTCGAGAAGCCAG TTGGAGATTTACCTTTTACCTTCTTGCTTTCATTGCTGGCCTGGCCGCCCTCATCGAT AAACCTTGGCTGTATGAACTGAAGGAGATGTGGGAAGGCTTCCCTGTGCTG aCTCTCCTGCCGTCTCAGTATTGGTACTACATGATCGAGCTGGGTTTCTACGGCTCTCTGCTCTTCAGTGTTGCTTCTGATGTCAAACGCAAA GACTTCAAGGAGCAGATTGTTCACCATGTAGCGACCATCCTCCTCATCAGCTTCTCCTGGTGTGTTAACTACATCCGAGCTGGAACTCTCATCATGCTGGTTCACGACTCCTCTGATTACCTCCTCGAG TCTGCAAAGATGTTCAACTATGCTGGGTGGCGAAATGCCTGTAACTACATCTTTATAGTGTTTGCTGCGATCTTCATTGTCACTCGCCTGGTCATCTTCCCATTCAG GATTATTTACTGTACATGGGTTTACCCAGTGACCATCTATGAACCTTTCTTCGGCTACTACTTTTTCAACGGACTTTTGATGGTCCTGCAGTGTCTACATGTCTTCTGGGCCGTGCTCATCATACGTATAGCGGTTCGCTTCCTCACCAACAAT gaaaAAGTTGACGATGAGAGGAGTGACAAAGACGAAACAGATGaatcagaagaggaggaggaagaggttaAAAAGGACATGAAGAAAAATGGGCCAGTGCAGAACGGTCACGCagtccacaacaacaaccacagcaagaCCGAGTAA